A window of the Mucilaginibacter sp. cycad4 genome harbors these coding sequences:
- the katG gene encoding catalase/peroxidase HPI has product MENGSNDISKCPFHNGTMKHNVGGGGTRNHNWWPNQLKLNILRQHSSLSNPMGESFNYAEAFKSLDLEAVKKDLHALMTDSQDWWPADFGHYGGLFIRMAWHSAGTYRVGDGRGGAGAGLQRFAPLNSWPDNVSLDKARRLLWPIKQKYGRKISWADLMILTGNIALESMGFKTFGFAGGREDAWEADESVYWGAETTWLGGDIRYAHGSPGVQEGHGVLVSDDDADGDIHSRNLEKPLAAVQMGLIYVNPEGPDGNPDPIMAAKDIRDTFGRMAMNDEETVALIAGGHTFGKTHGAASADNVGKEPEASDIESQGFGWHNGYGSGKGADTITSGLEVTWTTTPTKWSNNFFENLFGFEWELTKSPAGAHQWVAKNAEAIIPDAYDALKKHLPTMLTTDLALRFDPAYEKVSRRFLENPDQFADAFARAWFKLTHRDMGPRVRYLGADVPEEILLWQDPIPAADYAPIVESDIAALKGKILASGLSISELVSTAWAAASTFRGTDKRGGINGARIRLAPQRYWQVNNPTQLQKVLSVLEGIQKEFNGAQTDGKKVSLADLIALAGSVAVEKAAKDGGHDITVPFTAGRTDASQEETDVESFGYLEPAADGFRNYRRSRFAVSTEELLTDKAHLLTLTAPELTVLLGGLRVLNINFDGSKHGVFTSREGVLSNDFFVNLLDMGTAWKAVAADRELYEGSDRASGTVKWTATRADLVLGSNAELRAIAEVYGSTDGQDKFVKDFVAAWTKVMNLDRFDLA; this is encoded by the coding sequence ATGGAAAACGGATCAAATGACATCAGTAAATGCCCGTTTCACAACGGCACTATGAAACACAATGTTGGCGGCGGCGGTACACGGAACCACAATTGGTGGCCTAACCAGTTAAAGCTTAACATCCTGCGCCAGCACTCTTCATTATCAAACCCGATGGGAGAAAGCTTTAATTATGCCGAAGCCTTTAAAAGCCTCGACCTTGAAGCTGTAAAAAAAGATCTCCATGCGCTTATGACCGACTCACAGGATTGGTGGCCGGCAGATTTTGGCCACTATGGCGGTTTGTTTATCCGGATGGCCTGGCACAGTGCCGGCACCTATCGTGTAGGTGACGGCCGCGGCGGTGCCGGTGCTGGTTTGCAACGTTTTGCGCCGCTTAACAGCTGGCCGGATAATGTAAGCCTTGATAAGGCCCGCAGGCTGCTTTGGCCCATTAAACAAAAATATGGCCGAAAAATTTCATGGGCCGACCTGATGATCCTTACCGGTAACATAGCGCTTGAATCAATGGGTTTTAAAACCTTTGGCTTTGCCGGCGGACGTGAGGATGCCTGGGAAGCAGATGAATCTGTATACTGGGGTGCAGAAACCACCTGGCTTGGCGGCGATATCCGTTATGCGCATGGCTCACCGGGAGTACAGGAAGGTCATGGGGTGCTGGTATCAGATGATGATGCCGATGGTGATATTCACTCACGCAACCTCGAAAAACCGCTCGCTGCAGTGCAAATGGGCCTGATCTACGTAAATCCCGAAGGCCCGGATGGCAACCCCGATCCGATCATGGCTGCTAAAGATATCCGGGATACTTTCGGTCGTATGGCCATGAATGATGAGGAAACCGTTGCTTTAATTGCAGGCGGTCACACTTTTGGCAAAACCCATGGTGCTGCATCTGCAGATAACGTAGGTAAAGAGCCCGAAGCTTCTGACATTGAATCGCAGGGCTTTGGCTGGCACAACGGTTATGGCTCTGGTAAAGGCGCCGATACTATTACCAGTGGGCTGGAAGTAACCTGGACCACAACGCCAACCAAATGGAGCAATAACTTTTTCGAAAACTTATTTGGTTTTGAATGGGAACTAACCAAAAGCCCGGCAGGCGCCCATCAATGGGTAGCTAAAAATGCAGAAGCTATTATCCCCGATGCTTACGATGCGTTGAAAAAGCATTTGCCAACCATGCTTACTACCGACCTTGCATTAAGGTTTGATCCTGCTTATGAAAAGGTATCAAGACGTTTCCTTGAAAATCCGGACCAATTTGCAGATGCTTTTGCACGTGCATGGTTTAAATTAACCCACCGTGATATGGGACCGAGGGTACGTTACCTCGGTGCTGATGTACCTGAAGAAATATTACTTTGGCAGGACCCTATACCTGCTGCCGATTATGCACCGATAGTTGAAAGTGACATTGCAGCTTTAAAGGGAAAGATATTGGCATCGGGCTTAAGTATCTCTGAATTGGTTTCAACTGCCTGGGCTGCTGCTTCTACCTTTCGCGGTACTGATAAACGCGGCGGTATAAATGGTGCCCGCATCCGCCTGGCCCCGCAAAGATACTGGCAGGTAAACAACCCAACGCAGTTACAAAAAGTATTGAGCGTACTTGAAGGCATCCAAAAAGAGTTTAACGGCGCCCAAACTGATGGCAAAAAAGTTTCCCTGGCCGATCTGATTGCATTAGCCGGATCTGTTGCTGTTGAAAAAGCAGCCAAAGATGGCGGACATGATATTACCGTTCCATTTACCGCAGGCCGTACTGATGCTTCACAGGAGGAAACCGATGTAGAATCATTCGGTTACCTGGAGCCGGCAGCCGATGGTTTCCGTAACTACCGCAGATCAAGGTTCGCGGTGTCTACCGAAGAATTACTGACAGATAAAGCACATTTGCTTACACTAACAGCACCTGAACTAACTGTGCTATTGGGCGGCCTGCGTGTATTAAACATCAATTTTGACGGATCGAAACATGGCGTGTTTACCTCACGTGAGGGTGTGCTTAGTAACGATTTCTTTGTAAACCTGCTTGATATGGGCACTGCATGGAAAGCTGTAGCTGCCGACAGGGAACTTTACGAAGGCAGTGACCGTGCCAGCGGTACAGTAAAATGGACAGCGACCCGCGCCGACCTTGTGTTAGGCTCCAATGCCGAACTAAGAGCTATTGCCGAAGTATACGGAAGCACCGATGGACAAGACAAATTTGTTAAAGATTTTGTAGCTGCCTGGACCAAGGTAATGAACCTTGACAGGTTTGACCTGGCTTAA